A genomic region of Lycorma delicatula isolate Av1 chromosome 4, ASM4794821v1, whole genome shotgun sequence contains the following coding sequences:
- the LOC142322762 gene encoding uncharacterized protein LOC142322762 yields the protein MEEEFVRGHTSGFFAQVREDRDSFTACKATIKNKNVKDLTEQQYVELYINTNTPLTPAKYALYELKPLIFEEEVIWTLEQLPNNKAPAMDTIPVELLRPIPSAAIIALCQKIWEIGQQIGKHANRLEKVCFHPVTKERCVPDYSFDFPCK from the coding sequence ATGGAAGAGGAGTTTGTTAGAGGCCACACCAGCGGTTTCTTTGCTCAAGTTAGAGAAGACAGAGACTCCTTCACTGCTTGCAAAGCGACCATCAAGAATAAGAACGTGAAAGACTTGACTGAGCAACAGTATgtagaattatatataaacacTAATACACCTCTGACACCAGCTAAATATGCCCTATATGAATTGAAACCATTAATATTTGAAGAGGAAGTAATTTGGACTCTGGAACAGCTCCCAAATAACAAGGCTCCTGCCATGGACACTATTCCAGTGGAACTGCTTAGACCTATTCCATCAGCAGCAATCATAGCATTATGTCAAAAAATCTGGGAAATAGGCCAACAGATTGGGAAACATGCCAACAGATTGGAAAAGGTCTGTTTTCACCCTGTTACTAAAGAAAGGTGTGTACCGGACTACAGCTTTGATTTCCCATGCAAGTAA